Below is a window of Coriobacteriia bacterium DNA.
CCATCCACGGGAGGCCTTCAGCCTCATGCGACTCGTCGTCTCCGAGAAGAACATCGCCGCGCGCCGCATCGCCGAGATCCTCGCGGTGGGCAAGCCCAAGGCCGAGAAGGTCTACTCCACGCCCGTCTACAGGTTCCGGCGCGACGGCGAGGAGTGGGCGAGCGTCGGGCTGAAGGGTCACATCCTGAAGGTGGACTTCCCGGCGCTGCTCGAGCGCGAGGACGGGGAGTGGGTCGCGCACTGGGACGACGACCGCGAGACCCCCGCGGAGTTGCCGGACTACCTGGCCGCGCCTCCGTGGCCCTCGCCGGTGAAGAAGCCCTTCACGAAGGGCGGGGTGGACCTGAAGACCTGGAAGCTCGCGTCGCTCCCCTATCTGACGTGGGCCCCCATCGGCAAGACGCCGGCCGAGAGGGAGATCGTCCGCGCGCTCAAGACGCTGGCGAAGAAGGCCGACGAGGTCGTCATCGCAACCGACTACGACCGCGAGGGTGAGTTGATCGGCGCGGACGCCCGCGGGCTGGTCCGGGAGGTCAACCCGGACGTCCCCGTGAAACGCGCCCGCTTCTCGGCCATCACGAGGGGCGAGATCGAGCGGGCCTTCTCGGAGCTCGGCGAGGTCTCGGACTGGCTGGCGCAGGCCGGCGAGGCGCGACAGGACATCGACCTCGTGTGGGGAGCGGTGCTCACGCGCTACCTCACCAAGGTGCGCTTCTCGGGCGTGGGCCAGCCGCGCAGCGCCGGACGCGTCCAGACGCCCACGCTCAAGCTGATCGTGGACCGGGAGAAGGAGCGCGAGGCGTTCGTCCCGGAGACGTACTGGACGGTGAAGGGCACCTTCGCTTCCGACGGTGAGGAGTTCACCGCCGGGCACGTCACCGAGCGGTTCAAGCGCCGGCAGGACGCCGAGGCGGTCATGGAGGCCGTCGTCGGCGAGTCGGAGGCCACGGTCGCCGCGGTCGACCGGTCGCGGCGGACGGTGAGGCCGGCCGCGCCGTTCAACACCACCGGCCTGCAGGCCGCCGCGGCCGCCGAGGGGCTCTCGCCCGCGCGCACGATGCGCATCGCCGAGTCGCTGTACATGGACGGTCTCATCAGCTACCCGCGTGTCGACAACACCGTCTACCCGGAGAGCCTGGACCTGCGCGCGATCCTGCGCACGCTGGATGGCGTGCCGCAGTACCACGAGCATGTCGCGCGGCTCCTCGCATCCGAGAAGCTCACAGCCACGCGCGGCGGCAAGGAGGCGACCGACCACCCGCCCGTGCACCCCACCGGCGCAGCCGACCCCGACAGGCTCAAGCCGGAGGGGTGGAAGCTGTACAACCTCGTGGCGCGGCGGTTCATGGCCACGCTGTCCGAGCCGGCGGTGATCGAGGGGACGAAGGTCTCGCTCGAGGTCGACGGCGAGACGTTCGTGACGCGCGGGGACGTGCTCGTCGTGCCCGGCTTCCGCTCGGTCTACCCGTACGGCGCCAAGAAGGACGAGGAGCTCCCCGCGATGGCCGAGGGTGGGACGGTGGCGTTCCTCGGGGCCGCTCAGGAGGAGAAGCAGACGCAGCCGCCCGCGCGTTACAGCCAGGGCAAACTGATCCAGGAGATGGAGAAGCGCGGGCTGGGGACCAAGGCGACGCGGCACGAGATCGTCCAGCGCCTCTACGACCGGCGCTACATCGTGAACGACCCTGCCGAGCCCACCTGCCTTGGCATCACCGTGATAGACGCGCTCTCCGCGTTCGCCGACCGCATCACGACCCCGGAGATGACGAGCGAGCTCGAGAGCGAGATGGACGCGATCGCCAACGGCCGTGCCGACCGCACGGACGTCGTCGAGCACTCTCGCAAGCTCCTCGACGAGGCCATGGCGCAGCTGCTCCCGCGCGCAGGGGAGGTCGGCGAGCTCCTCAAGAACGCGGCGGTGGAGGACGCGCGGATCGGGACCTGTCCCAGGTCCGGTCACGACCTGCTCGTGAAGTCCTCGCCCAAGACGAAGGGTCAGTTCGTGGGCTGCGCCGGGTGGCCGGAGTGCGAGGTCACCTACCCGCTGCCGCAGGGCAAGGTCGAGCCCGTGGAGGAGCCGTGCCCTGTCTGCGCCACACCGCAGGTCCGGATCGTGCAGTTCCGGCGTCCGCCGCTCGTGCGCTGCCTCGACCCGAACTGCGCGACCAACGTCGAGCCCCCTATCGACCTCGGCGAATGCCCCAAGTGCGCCGAGGAGGGGCGCGAGGGCGGGCGTCTCGTGGGACAGCGGTCCCCGAGGACGCTCAAGCGCTTCGTGCGCTGCGTGAACTACGAGGAGTGCAAGGTCTCCTACCCGCTGCCCCAGTCCGGCGAGATACAGCTGACCGGCGAGAAGTGCACGGGCTGCGGGGCGCCCGAGATCGTGGTGCAGACGCGGCGCGGCCCGTGGAGGATCTGCATCGACCCCGCGTGCCCCACCCGTCCCCCCGCCGAGGGTGCCAAGGGCGGCAGGAAGACGAGCTCGCGCCGGCGCGCGAAGCGCTAGTGACGATGCCGCGCCGATAGGGGACACTCCTGCCGATGAGCGGGACGGTGCCCGATCGGGGCGGGAAGGGGGTCCGGGGTATGCGGCTCGCGGTCGTCCAGATGCTCCCGTCGGGGGAACGCGACCCCGATCTCGCCAGGCTGCTCGCCCTCATGGCGGAATCCTGCGGCCTCGGCGCCGAGGTCGTCGTCCTGCCGCGGGTGCCGTCGCTGCTCGACGACGCCGAGGCCCGGCGGGCGTTCCTCTCCGGCGGGGGCGCGTGCCCTCCCGGCGTCAGCGTCCTCGTGCCGCTGGCCGCCGTCGAACGCGGGCAGCCGGGAGGGGAGGAGACCGCGCTGGGCCGCACGGTCCAGCTCACCGGCGACGATTGCATCGAACCCTCCCTGTACCCGCGAATCCGCGAGAGCGAGCCGGACGCCCTCGTGCTGCGGCCGGAGGCCGAGTCCGCGCTGCAGGCCGAGGCCGTCCTCGAGCTGGCGCTGGGCTACAGCACGTCCCTCGCGGGGCTCGTCGTCGTCTGCGACCCCGCCGGGCTCGACCCCTCCGGCGAGCCGTTCGCAGGGAGCGCGATCGTCCAGCACGGGGAGATCCTGGCCGTGGCGGTGGATGCGGACGAGGTCCTGACGACGGAGGTGCACCCGCCCGTGCGACTCCAGGAACCGGTGTCGCCGCCGCCCGAGCCGCAACTCATCCTGCGGCAGCGGCTCGCCCATCACCAGGGCCGCAAGGCCGAGGTCGAGTGGCTGGCCGACCTCGACTGATGCCAGTCGCGGCCGGCCGCGGCGCTCGCAGGCCCGGCCGAGGAACGCCGAAGGGCGCATGGTAGGATACTCCTGGTTCCAGCAGCCGGGGCGCCAGCGCGAGGGGTGGCCGCCTACGGCTCCGACGTGGAAGGGCCTCTAGCCGCATGCCGCTTCCGAAGGTCACCGTCGTGGGCGCCGGGCAGGTCGGCGCGACGGCCGCGTTCCTGACGCTCACGAAAGGACTGGCCGACGTCGTGCTCCTGGACGTAGCCGAGGGGCTGCCGCAGGGGAAGGCGCTCGACATGATGCACAGCCGCTCCGTGGAGCGGTTCGCCCCCAGGGTGACCGGCACGAGCGACTACGCCGAGACGGCCGGCTCCGACGTGGTTGTGATCACCGCGGGGTTGTCGCGCAAGCCGGGGATGACGCGCGACGATCTGCTCGCGGCGAACAGCGTGGTCGTACGCTCGGTCGTCGAGAGCGCGGTGGAGGCCTCGCCGGAGGCGGTGCTGCTGTGCGTCACCAACCCGCTCGACGTGATGACGCACCTCGCGCAGAGGTCTTCGGGCCTGCCCGCCTCACGCGTGCTCGGCATGGGCGGCGTACTGGACTCGGCGCGGTTCGCGTACTTCATCGCCGAGGCGACGGCCGCGCCGATCGACAGCGTGGAGGCGCTGGTGGTGGGCGCTCACGGCGACGCGATGGTGCCGCTGCCCGCGCACTCCACGGCCGGCGGCACGCCGGTGACGCGCCTGCTGCCCCCCGAGCAGGTCGACGAGCTCGTGCGCCGCACCGTCCATGGCGGTGCGGAGGTCGTCTCGCTGCTGGGGAACGGTTCCGCCTTCTACGCGCCGGCCGCATCCGTGGTGCGCATGCTCGGGGCGATCCTCGGTGACACGGGCGAGGTGATGACGAGCTGCGTCCGGCCCGACGGGCCCTACGGCATCGACGACGTGTACGTGTCCGTGCCGGCCGCCCTCGGGCGAGGCGGGGTGCACGGGATCCCGGAGCTGCCGCTTACCGCCGAGGAGCTCGCGGCGCTTCGCGCCTCGGCCGAGACGGTGCGCGAGGCGGTCGCGGCCCTGCCCGCGGGGGCCTGAGGCCGGATGGCCGACGCGGCAGCAATCGCCGAGGCGGTCGGACGCGCCTGTCGCGATGCGGCCGTGACGCTGCGCCCCGACGTGCTCGCGGCGCTGCGGGCGGCAGCGGCGAGCGAGCCCTCCGGGCGCGGCCGGCGCGTCTTGCGTCAGCTGATCGAGAACGCGGAGGTGGCGGCGGCCGACAGGGTCCCGCTCTGCCAGGACACCGGCACGGTGTGGGCGCTCATCGAGCTCGGCGCCGAGGAGCGCCTGGGCGGGGACCTCCAGGCAAGGGTCGACGCGGAGGTCGCCCGCGCCTTCCGCCAGGCCGGACTGCGCGCCAGCATCGTGCGTGACGCGGCGTTCGACCGCGCGAACACCGGCGATAACACGCCGGCGTTCCTCGACGTGGTGGCCCGGCCCGGCCGAGGAGCCACCGTGCACGTGATGCTCAAAGGCGGCGGTTCGGACAACTCCTCCGCGCTCTCGATGCTGGAGCCCGCCGAGGGATTGGCAGGCGTGCGCCGCTTCGTGGTCGAGACGGTTCGGGCAAAGGCGAGCGGCGCGTGCCCGCCGCTGGTGGTCGGGGTCGGGGTCGGCGGCACGTTCGACAGGGTGGCGGGGCTCGCCAAGAAGGCGCTGCTGCGGCCGCTGGGCACGTCTCCGACAGGGCCGCACGCGCGCGAGACGGAGGCGCTGGAGGCCGAGCTGCTCGACGCGGTCAACGCGACCGGTATCGGGCCCGGCGGCCTCGGGGGGCGCAGCACCGCGCTCGGCGTGTCGGTGCTGAGCGCGCCCTGCCACATCGCGGCGCTCCCGGTCGCGGTGAACGTGGGGTGCTCGGCGGTCAGGTCCGTCACGCTCGAGGTGGCGTGAGGTGACCCGCGGCTCTGACGAGAGCGGCATGGTCGAGTCCTACGAAGGCGACCCCGCTCCTCACGGCGGGGCTACCACGCTGCCGGCCTCGCCGCCGCCGAAGGTGGGCGGCGGAGGCTACCGCGCCGTCCTGGGCAACCCGCGGTTCCGGCGCCTGTGGGTGAGCCAGTTCGTCTCCGGCATCGGCGACTGGCTCGTCATCGGCTTCCTCATGCCGCTCGTCACCACGCTCTCCGGCGGCTCCGCCTTCGCGGTGGCAGGTATCCTGATCGCCAAGATCATCCCCGCGCTGGTGTTCGGCTCGGTCATCGGCGTGTTCGTGGACAGGTTCGACCGCCGGCGCCTGATGATCGCCTGCGACCTCGTCCGCGCGGTGCTCACCTTCGGGCTGCTGGTCACGAACAGCCTCGCGGTCATCTACCTGGTCGTGCTCCTCATGGAGATGGCCTCGATGTTCTTCTATCCGGCCAAGAACGCGCTCATCCCGGTCCTGGTCGATCCCGAGGACCTGGCGGCCGGGAACGGCTTGTCCTACACGACCCAGCAGGCGAGCATGCTGATCGGGCTCACCGCCTCCGGCGCGATCCTGGCGCTGTTCGAGCGCGTCGTGCGGGCGCTGCTCGCCGCGGAGGTGCCGCTGCTGACCGAGGGCCTGGGGCTCTTCGCCCCCGAGCTGCTCGGCCCCCGGGCGGGCGTCTTCCTCAACAGCCTTACGTTCGTCGTCTCGGCCGTGGCCATCTACAGCATCAGCGTGAGGGCGTCCGCCGTCCCGGACGGCGCTCCGCTCCTGGACCTCTCGCTCGTGGGCAAGGACGTCCGCGAGGCGTTCACCCTCATCGGGGAGCACCGCGAGCTGCGCAGCTTCCTGGTCACGATGGGGCTCGGCATCTTCGGAGGCGGTGCCGTCGTGCCGCTCGTGCCCACGTACGTCTCGGCGCACCTCACCGGGGAGGTGCCCATCCTGGGGCAGGCGTTCGCCAGCCAGGAGGTGGGCACCGCGAACATGGTCTTCATGCTCGTGTTCATGGCGTTCGGGATGGTCGCGGGGGCCATGACGGTACCCCGGCTGGCTCGGCACGCATCGCTCCAGCTGCTCTTCCTGGGGGGCGTGGCCGGGTTCGGCGCCTCGATGCTCGTGTTCGCCTCGGTGGGCGTCTACGCGGTCGCCGCGCTGTTCGCCGCGATCGCCGGGTTCGGCGTCGCCGCCGTCACGGTCGCGGGCAACACCTACGTCGCCGAGGAGACCGCCGACGCCGTGCGGGGCCGCGTCTTCACGGCCCTCGAGTCGGTCGTACGCGTGGCGCTGCTGCTCTCGATGATCGTGATGCCGGTCGTCGCCGATGTGGTCTCATCCCTCTCGGACCGCTTCTTCGATGCGCGCGGCCTGCCGCTCTCGGGCGCGCGCATCGCCCTGCAGGCCGCTTCGCTCATCGTGATCGGGGCGGCGGTGTACGCTTACCGCACCCTGGACTGGAAGGGGAGGAGGACCCCGGCCGATGCCTGACCTGGTGCGTCTCACGCTCCCGCCGACGGCCGAGGCGCTTGGCGCGCTGGCGGCCGGCGACGAGGTCGAACTCGACGGTTTCGCCTACACCGCGCGCGACGCCACGCACGAGCGGCTGCTGGCCGAGCTCGACCGCGACGGCGAGTTGCCCTACGGGCTGGCCGGCCAGGCGCTGTTCTACGCGGGCCCCGCTCCGCCGGCGGCGGGCCGGCCGGCGGGGGCGATCGGCCCCACCACGGCTCGCAGGATGGACCGTTGGACGCCGCGGCTGCTCGAGGCGGGCGTCGCCGCGACCATCGGCAAGGGGGCGCGCTCGCCCTCGGTCGTCGAGGCCTGCCGCCGCCACGGCGCCGTCTACCTCGCCGCGGTCGGAGGGGCGGCGGCCCTGCTCGCCCGGCACGTGACGGCGCTGCAGGTCGTCGCGTACGCGGACCTGGGCCCCGAGGCGCTCGCGCGCGTCACGCTGGCGGGCTTCCCGGCGTTCGTGGCGATCGACACCGCCGGACGCGACCTGTACGCCGAGGCGGCCGCCGAGTGGCGCGGCGCATCGGAGGGGGCCGGCGATGCCTGAGCGAGGCGTGTTCGTCACGTTCGAGGGCGGCGAGGGCTCCGGCAAGAGCACGCAGGCCGCGCTGCTGGCCCAACGGCTGCGCGACGGCGGCCTGCCGGTCGTGGCGCTGCGCGAGCCGGGCGGCACCCCTCTCGGCGACGACATCCGCGATCTGCTGCTCGATCCCGCGTACGCGGGGATGGACCCCATGGCCGAGTTGCTGCTCTACGAGGCGAGCCGCGCGCAGCTCGTGGCCGAGACGATCGAGACTTCACTCGCAGCGGGCCGCCACGTCGTGTGCGACCGCTTCACCGATTCGACCACGGCCTACCAGGGCTACGGCCGGGGCCTGGACCTCGAGCAGGTGCGGGTGCTCAACTCCGCCGCTTCCCGCGGACTGGTGCCGGACCTCACCGTGCTGGTGGACGTCGACCCCGTCCTCGGTCTGGAGCGTGCGTGCGGGCAGGGAGCCGACCGCCTGGAGGCCGAGGACGTCGCGTTCCACGAGCGCGTGCGCGAGGGGTTCCTCCGCATCGCGGCCGAGAAGGCGGAACGGGTCGTCGTCGTGGACGGAACCCCGGGCGTGGCGGAGGTCGCGGCGGCGGTACGGCGGGTGGTGGCGGCGGCACTGCCGGTGCTTCGCCCCGTGCTGGACTGGCGCGCATGACGAAGCGCGGCTGCGTGTGGGACGACCTCGCCGGCCAGCGTCGGGCCTCCGAGCTTCTCTCAGCCGAGGTGCGCGCGGGCACGGTGTCTCACGCCTACCTGTTCGTCGGCCCTCCCGGCGCCGGCAAGAAGACCGCGGCCAAAGCACTGGCCTGCTCGCTGTTCTGCGGCGACGGCGGGTGCGGCGCGTGCCCGGCGTGCCGTCGGGTCCGGGCGGGCTTCCACCCCGACTTCCGGGTCATCCGCCCGGAGGGCGCGGCGACCTACGTCATCGAGCAGGTGCGCGAGGTCATCCACGACGTGGCCCTCAAGCCGGTGCAGGCGAGCTGGAAGGTCTACGTCTTCGAGGCGGCGGACGCTTTCAACGAGGGCAGTGCGAACGCGTTCCTGAAGACGCTGGAAGAGCCGCCGGCCGACGTCGTGATCGTGCTTCTCGCCCACGACCACCGCGCGGTGTCGCCTACGATCGTCAGCCGCTGCCAGGTCGTCCGCTTCGAACGGCTGCCGCCGTCGGTGGCGGAGCGGATGGTCGCCGAGAAGGCCGGCGTGGAGCTCGACCGCGCGCGTGAGGCGCTCGCCGCCGCAGGAGGGGTGGCGCCCCGCGCCATCGAGCTGCTGCGCTCGCCCGCCAAGCGCGAGGCGCGCGAGCGGCTGCTGGCCGTGCTCAAGGAGCTGCCGGTGATGGACGCGCACGACGTGCTGTGCTCGGCGCGCGAGCTGCTCACGGCGGTCAAGGCGCCGCTGGACGAGCTCAAGGCGTTCCAGGCCGAGGAGCTCGCGGAGCGCAGGGAGTTCGTCGGCAGGGGCGGGACGAAGCCGCTGGAGGAGCGGCACAAGCGCGAGCTCACCGCCAAGGAGCGCGAGGGCGTGCTCGAGCTGCTCAACGTCACCGAAAGCTGGCTCCGCGATTGCTTGGCCATATCGGCAGGCGCTGGCGAGCTGGCCGTGAACCGCGACGTGCGCGACGCCGCCGACGAGGTCGCCGCCGCGCTCGCGCCCGGCACAGCGGTGCGGGCGATATCCGAGGTCGCCGAGGCCCGCCGCCGTCTCGCCTATAATGTGAATCCTCAGCTGGCCGTCGAGGCCATGCTGTTCGGTGTACGGGAGGTACTCGCATGCCCACGGTAGTGGGAGTCCGCTTGCGCTCCGCGCCCAAGGTGCTCTGGTTCGACCCCGCCGGCTCCGAGCCGGCGGTGGGCCAGTGTGTCGTGGTGCGGACGGAGCGCGGGCAGGAGATCGGAGAGGTCGCCTCGGCTCCCGCCGAGGTCGAGGAGTCCGAGTTGCCCGCCGAGCTCAAGCCGGTGGAGCGCATCGCCACCGACGAGGATCTCGCCCGTGCCGAGGAGTTGCGCGAGCGCGAGGCCGAGGCCATGCCGGTCTTCCGGGAGCTGGTGGGCAAGCACGGGCTGGACATGAAGCCGGTCGGCGTCCAGACGCTGTTCGACTCCTCCAAGATGGTCTTCTATTTCGCAGCCGAGGAGCGGGTCGACTTCCGCGAGCTGGTCAAGGAGCTCGCTTCCAGGTTCAAGACCCGGATCGACATGCGGCAGATCGGCGTGCGCGACGAGGCGCGTATGGTCGGGGGCCTGGGCCACTGCGGGGAGCAGCTGTGCTGCGCACGGCTGGGCGGGGAGTTCCACCCCGTCTCGATCCGCATGGCCAAGGAACAGGACCTGCCGCTGAACCCCTTGAAGATAAGCGGGGTCTGTGGAAGACTCATGTGCTGTTTGCGCTACGAGTACGACGCGTACAAGGAGTACAAGTCGCGGGCGCCCAAGCGGGGGGCCGAGGTCGAGACCCCGCTTGGAGCGGGTAAGGTCGTGGAGTTGAACACCCCGAAGGAGACGGTGACGATCCGGCTCTTCGAGGGTGGGTCCCTCACCGTCCCGCTGGGCTCGATGGAGTGCGGCAAGGACACCGGCTGCCCCTGCAAGGTACCGCCCGAGGCGATCCAGAGGCCGGGGCTCGGCGTGCTGGAGGCGGCGCAGGCGCCGGCTCCGACGGGGGAGGCGAAGGCCGAGGCGGGCGGCGGGGCGGAGAAGCCTCCGTCGAGGAGGCGCAGGCGCCGCGGAGGCGGCGGCAAGCGCGAGGGCGGTGGCGAGGCCTCCGCGGCCAAGGGCGAGCCGGGGCAGCGGCCCAAGGCCGAGACGAAGCCGAAGCCCGAGGCCAAGGCGGCGGACGGTGGCGGAGAGGCCGCCAAGCCGGCGCGGCCGGGCAGGCGCCGCAGGCGGCGGAGGCCCTCGGGTGGCGCGCAGAGCGGTTCGACCGGCGGGGAATGACAAGCGGATACGCCGACGTAGCTCAGCTGGCCAGAGCACCGCACTCGTAATGCGGGGGTCAGGGGTTCGAATCCCCTCGTCGGCTCCACCGAGACTGACGCGGCTCTCCCGGGATCGGGGGAGCCGCTTCGCGTCCGCGCGGCACCCCGCCTGCCGTTGTCTCGGGGTGTCGGCACCGGGGTGGCAGGAATTGACACACCCCTCTGCCTATGGGATTTTCTGCACGTTGTCGACGGACAACATGGGGGGTCAGCGGTCGCGGCACCAGCAATCGTCGTGACGACATCGGGCCGAGGGGGCGCGCTTATGCACGAACGCGATTGGTCACTCCTGTCCGGACGAGAGAAGCAGATACTCGACCTGCTCTCAGCCAACATGTCCAGCAAGGAGATAGCAGCCAAGTTGGGCTTGTGCAGGCGTACGATCGACAATCACTGCGTCAACATCATTCGCAAGCTCCAGGTCTCGGATCGATTCGAGGCAGCGAGGCTATGGCAAAGGTATGCGGAGTGAACGACGCATCCGTGGTACACGATTTCTCACGTTTCTGCATCTGTGTGCATGCATGTTCCTGACTCGCGATTGTGCGCAGCCGGTGCTCCCTCTTAGCATCAGGCGATAGAGGACCGTGCCGGTCCGATACGTCCGATGAGGAGGGAGGTGCATAATGATGCGGATGTATTCACGAGGCGCCCGGATGGCGCTGACCGTGATGGCTGTGTCCGTTGTGATGGCGATCTTCGCGCCCAGTGCGTTCGGCGCCACCAAGTCGTTCTACACGTACAGGGGGAGCGTTCTGCTGTGGACGAAGGCGAATACCACCTTCAGCTACGACGGGACCCGCGTCACCAACGGGTCTACGACCCAGTCCTGCGGGTACGTCTTCCCGAACCTGGCGAGGAATCAGGGGGTCACCCTGTACAAGTACAGCTCGTCCAAGTGGCGCTATCAGGCGCGATTCGGCTGGGGGGCCGGCGTCGTCACCCCGTGGGGGGACGTGACCGTCTATTGGCAGACGAGCACGCATACGCACTACGTCTACGGAAGCGGCGCGTACAGCGGATCGTCGAGCCTCAACTAGGGGTCACGGCGGGGAGCGGACATGGAGTGCGGACCGCCGGTCCGCACTCCATGTCCTTCCTTATGACTGGTGAAGGAGCGTATCGGCCGTGTTGTCGGTGAGGAACCTGACCAAGCGCTATGGCCACAGCCTGGTGCTCGATGACATCTCGTTCGATCTCCCGCAGACAGGGATCACGTTTCTGATGGGAGAGAACGGCGCGGGCAAGACCACGCTGATCAAGGCGATGCTCGGCCTGGAGCGCTACCAGGGCGAGGTCCTGTACGACGGTCGCGACCTGCGCCAGGTCTCCACCGATGTCGCCGTGGTGTTCGACGATGCCCCATCGTACCGGGGGCTCAACGGATACAGGAACCTGGAGCTTCTCTGTCCGAGGAAGGTGCCGTCACAGCAGCTGCGCGATGCCGCTCGCGAGTACCTGGGAGACGATCTGCTCAGGAAGAACGTCCGCCGGTACTCCTACGGGCAGCGCAAGAAGCTCTCGATCGCGTGCGCCCTTCTCGCCCGCCCCAAGTACCTCATCATGGACGAGGTCTCGAACGGTCTCGACTACGAGACCATGGAGCACCTGAAAGGCGAGTTCAGAGAGCGCGCAAGGGAGTCGGCCGTGTTCCTGACGGGCCATCAGTTCGACTTCTACACCTCGATCGTGAGCCGCGTGCTGGTGCTCAAGGGCGGCAAGATCCGAGAGTTCGAACTGGACGAGCAGCCGACTCCAACCCAGAGTCCCCTGGGGCAACTCTACGAGAGGACCGTGAAGGATGTTTCGTGACGAGGTCGCGTACGTCTTCTACTCCAAGGCCGTCTACGCGCTGACAGGCCTCGTGATACTGCTCGTCGGGGTTGGCGCGTACAGCAACGTGACCCGCGCTCGCGCGGCGTCTCTCGAGTACTCGTCCATACGGAACGAGCTGACCGCCGAGGGGATCGACGTCGATGCAGCGCTCGAGGAGGATCTGAACGTCACCGAGACCGAGGAGAACGGCACGACCGTGGTCGAAGTGGACAACCCCATCCGGTACGCGTACGAGGAGTTGACCCGAAGCGTCCGGGCGCTTGCTCCCGGGAACGTCGCCTCGAACGGGCTCGCCTCGGTCGCCTTTCTCGGCGGGCCGCTGCTGTTCGGCGCCTGGGGCGTGTTCCTGGCAACGCAGGACTTCGTCAATAAGACGGTCAAAGTCAAAGCGGTGCGCAACGACTGGAAGGTAGTCGCCCTCACGAAGCTCTCGGTGGGCGCGCTGGCCGTCATCGGCTCAGTCGGACTCGTGCTCCTCTTGACGTTGCTCGTGGGGCGGCCGGTCCACGCCTACGGAGTATCGCTGCCTCCTGGGTCGGTCTCGCTTGCTGCCGTGGATACCGCTGCGCTGCCCGGCGTGTCGGCGCTAGCCGCGCAGAGCGGGGTTGCCGTCGTTCTGGGCGTGCTCTTCATGACTGTGGGCTACGCCCTGGGAACCGTGGTACGGAGTCCCTATGTCCCGTTGACGCTGGTGGTGGCCTACAATGTCTTCATCCCGGTGGTCGGGAAGTACGATCCAAAGAACCTCGCTTCGGTGATCGGACACGATGTGTTCGCTTTCAGCGGCGTGTTCCAGCTGGTGGCGCCGCGTCCGATACCGGTGCCTCTCGCGTACGGGCTCATTGCTGCCGTTGCCTTGGCCGCCGTTGCGGCCAGTCTCGCCGCCGCCCACTTCCAGAGTAAGTATGTGAGCTAGAGGAGAGGACGCCGCCGTGAGCAAGACACTCAAGGTCGTACTCGTCGTCTTGGCTGCCATAGCGGTCGTGATCATGGCGCTGTTCCTCATCGGCCAAGGAGTGTTCATCTTGGACTAGCTGCACTTGGTGACGCCGGACGACCTCTACGCCGCTGAAGTATCCTGACGCCGGAGGGGAAGAGCGCCGGAGCGGCGAGGAGCGTCTGACGGGATGACTGCCGACCACCTCTCGATAGCGGTCTTCGTGCTGGCGGGTGCGGCGTTCGTGGCGACCACGCTCGCGGTGTCGCGGCTGCTGCAGCCTCGAGAGCCGAGCGCGGCGAAGCTCACGCCCTACGAGTGCGGCAGCGAGCCGGTCGGCCCGCCGTGGGTGCAGTTCCGCATCGGCTACTACGTGTACGCGCTGCTGTTCGTGATCTTCGACATCGAGGTGGTCTTCCTCTACCCGTGGGCGGTCGCCTTCGGTAGCCTCGGCATCTTCGTGCTCATCGAGATGGCCGTCTTCGTCGGCATCCTCGCGCTCGGGCTCGCGTACGCGTGGCGGGAGGGGGCGCTGGAGTGGCGCTAGACCGCCTCACGGGCGAG
It encodes the following:
- a CDS encoding fumarate hydratase C-terminal domain-containing protein → MPDLVRLTLPPTAEALGALAAGDEVELDGFAYTARDATHERLLAELDRDGELPYGLAGQALFYAGPAPPAAGRPAGAIGPTTARRMDRWTPRLLEAGVAATIGKGARSPSVVEACRRHGAVYLAAVGGAAALLARHVTALQVVAYADLGPEALARVTLAGFPAFVAIDTAGRDLYAEAAAEWRGASEGAGDA
- the mdh gene encoding malate dehydrogenase, coding for MPLPKVTVVGAGQVGATAAFLTLTKGLADVVLLDVAEGLPQGKALDMMHSRSVERFAPRVTGTSDYAETAGSDVVVITAGLSRKPGMTRDDLLAANSVVVRSVVESAVEASPEAVLLCVTNPLDVMTHLAQRSSGLPASRVLGMGGVLDSARFAYFIAEATAAPIDSVEALVVGAHGDAMVPLPAHSTAGGTPVTRLLPPEQVDELVRRTVHGGAEVVSLLGNGSAFYAPAASVVRMLGAILGDTGEVMTSCVRPDGPYGIDDVYVSVPAALGRGGVHGIPELPLTAEELAALRASAETVREAVAALPAGA
- a CDS encoding fumarate hydratase; translation: MADAAAIAEAVGRACRDAAVTLRPDVLAALRAAAASEPSGRGRRVLRQLIENAEVAAADRVPLCQDTGTVWALIELGAEERLGGDLQARVDAEVARAFRQAGLRASIVRDAAFDRANTGDNTPAFLDVVARPGRGATVHVMLKGGGSDNSSALSMLEPAEGLAGVRRFVVETVRAKASGACPPLVVGVGVGGTFDRVAGLAKKALLRPLGTSPTGPHARETEALEAELLDAVNATGIGPGGLGGRSTALGVSVLSAPCHIAALPVAVNVGCSAVRSVTLEVA
- a CDS encoding MFS transporter; its protein translation is MTRGSDESGMVESYEGDPAPHGGATTLPASPPPKVGGGGYRAVLGNPRFRRLWVSQFVSGIGDWLVIGFLMPLVTTLSGGSAFAVAGILIAKIIPALVFGSVIGVFVDRFDRRRLMIACDLVRAVLTFGLLVTNSLAVIYLVVLLMEMASMFFYPAKNALIPVLVDPEDLAAGNGLSYTTQQASMLIGLTASGAILALFERVVRALLAAEVPLLTEGLGLFAPELLGPRAGVFLNSLTFVVSAVAIYSISVRASAVPDGAPLLDLSLVGKDVREAFTLIGEHRELRSFLVTMGLGIFGGGAVVPLVPTYVSAHLTGEVPILGQAFASQEVGTANMVFMLVFMAFGMVAGAMTVPRLARHASLQLLFLGGVAGFGASMLVFASVGVYAVAALFAAIAGFGVAAVTVAGNTYVAEETADAVRGRVFTALESVVRVALLLSMIVMPVVADVVSSLSDRFFDARGLPLSGARIALQAASLIVIGAAVYAYRTLDWKGRRTPADA
- a CDS encoding DNA topoisomerase I, which produces MRLVVSEKNIAARRIAEILAVGKPKAEKVYSTPVYRFRRDGEEWASVGLKGHILKVDFPALLEREDGEWVAHWDDDRETPAELPDYLAAPPWPSPVKKPFTKGGVDLKTWKLASLPYLTWAPIGKTPAEREIVRALKTLAKKADEVVIATDYDREGELIGADARGLVREVNPDVPVKRARFSAITRGEIERAFSELGEVSDWLAQAGEARQDIDLVWGAVLTRYLTKVRFSGVGQPRSAGRVQTPTLKLIVDREKEREAFVPETYWTVKGTFASDGEEFTAGHVTERFKRRQDAEAVMEAVVGESEATVAAVDRSRRTVRPAAPFNTTGLQAAAAAEGLSPARTMRIAESLYMDGLISYPRVDNTVYPESLDLRAILRTLDGVPQYHEHVARLLASEKLTATRGGKEATDHPPVHPTGAADPDRLKPEGWKLYNLVARRFMATLSEPAVIEGTKVSLEVDGETFVTRGDVLVVPGFRSVYPYGAKKDEELPAMAEGGTVAFLGAAQEEKQTQPPARYSQGKLIQEMEKRGLGTKATRHEIVQRLYDRRYIVNDPAEPTCLGITVIDALSAFADRITTPEMTSELESEMDAIANGRADRTDVVEHSRKLLDEAMAQLLPRAGEVGELLKNAAVEDARIGTCPRSGHDLLVKSSPKTKGQFVGCAGWPECEVTYPLPQGKVEPVEEPCPVCATPQVRIVQFRRPPLVRCLDPNCATNVEPPIDLGECPKCAEEGREGGRLVGQRSPRTLKRFVRCVNYEECKVSYPLPQSGEIQLTGEKCTGCGAPEIVVQTRRGPWRICIDPACPTRPPAEGAKGGRKTSSRRRAKR